From the Ignavibacteriales bacterium genome, the window GGGACTAGGCCCTGTGAAGCCTTGGCAACCGTCCGAATAAAAGGAAAGGTGCCAATTCCTATTTTCCGTATCGGAAAAAAGATGAGTCAGTAGGATTTAGTTAATCGAAAAGAAAAACTTTCTATTATACAAATCTCTACTGATGCCGGTAGAGATTTTTTTTTGGCATAAATCTATGAGCAAAGACATAAAAGAAATATTAAAAGAGAGGATCCTTATCCTGGACGGCGCAATGGGGACAATGATACAGCGCTACAAGCTGTCGGAGGAGGATTACAGGGGCGAGCAATTTAAAGATCATCCAAAGCCTCTAAAAGGGAACAATGATCTAATCTCGATCACTCAACCGCATATAGTTAAAGAGATCCACGCAGAGTATTTCAAAGCGGGCGCGGATATTATCGAGACAAACACATTTACTGCAACAAGTATTTCTCAAGCCGATTACGGATTGGAAGACCATGCATACGAAATAAACTACCAGGCGGCATTGCTAGCCAGGGAGGTCGCGGACGAATTTACTAATGCTGAACCCGACAAACCTCGGTTCGTCGCGGGTTCGGTAGGACCGACTAATAAGACAGCTTCCATTTCACCGGACGTTAATAATCCGGGTTTCAGATCAGCTACTTTCGATGATTTTGTCGAGTCATATTATGAAGAGGTGTCCGCGTTAGTCGAGGGAGGAGTGGATCTTTTATTGGTTGAGACGATATTCGATACGCTTAACGCTAAAGCAGCGTTAGTTGCGATCCAGAAATATTTTAAAGAGAAAAATGTCAAACTTCCCGTGATGGTATCGGGAACGATCACCGATAAGAGCGGACGAACGCTTTCCGGACAGACAACAGAAGCATTTATGATCTCGATGAGTCATATGGACCTGCTTTCGATCGGTCTGAACTGCGCACTGGGAGCGGACCAGCTTTTTACATACGTGCAGGAGCTATCGGATAAGTCGGATCTTTTCGTCAGCGCGCATCCAAATGCGGGATTACCGAACCAGTTTGGAGAATATGACGAGACTCCTGAAACAATGGCTCAAAGCATAGAAGAGTTCTTGCAGGAAGGACTTGTAAATATCGTAGGCGGGTGCTGTGGTACTACGCCGGAACATATAAAGGCGATAGCTGATATTGCCAAGAAGTATCCGCCGAGAAAACCCCCGGTAATCGAAAGGCTACCGAGATTCAGCGGGCTGGAGCCATTAACTATATATAAGGGAAGTAACTTTACGAACATTGGGGAGAGGACGAATGTAACGGGTTCTGCGAAGTTTCTTAGGCTGATCAAAGAAGATGATTTCGAGGAAGCGCTTTCAGTAGCAAGACACCAGGTCGAGGGCGGAGCGCAGATGATCGACGTAAATATGGACGAAGGTATGCTTGATTCCGAAGCGTCAATGACGAGGTTCCTGAATCTGGTCGGGGCGGAGCCGGATATCGCAAAACTTCCGATCGTGATCGATTCATCCAAGTGGTCTGTGATAGAAGCGGGACTTAAATGCACGCAGGGAAAAAGTGTTGTAAATTCTATTTCGCTAAAAGAGGGTGAGGAGAAATTCAAGGAATACGCTGAGAAAGTGAAAATGTACGGCGCGGCAGTCATAGTGATGGCGTTCGATGAGAAAGGGCAGGCAGATACATTCGAGAGGAAAATAGAAATCTGTAAGAGAGCTTATGATATACTTACTAAAGAGGTTGGCTTTCACCCTGAAGACATAATCTTCGATCCGAATATTCTTGCAATTGCCACGGGTATAGAGGAGCATAATAATTACGCTGTCGATTATATAAACGCGACGAAGTGGATAAAGAAAAATCTTCCGGGCGCGCTGGTCAGCGGTGGGGTGAGCAATTTATCTTTCTCTTTCAGAGGGAATAACCCCGTTCGTGAAGCGATGCATTCGGCTTTCTTATATCACGCGGTAAATGCCGGGATGGATATGGGAATTGTTAATCCGGGTATGCTGGAAGTATATGAGGATATTCCGAACGGGCTATTAAAGAGAGTCGAGGATGTAATCCTAAACAGGACGCTCGATGCTACGGAGCAATTAGTAGAATACGCGGAGAAGGTCAAAGGAAAGGGTAAGGAACAGAAAAAGGATGACAGCTGGCGGAAGGAACCGGTTGAGAAACGTCTGTCGCATTCGCTTGTGAAAGGTATAACAGACTATATAGAAGAGGATACGGAGGAGGCACGTCAAAAGTACGGCAGACCTATTAAAGTGATAGAAGGACCACTAATGGATGGTATGAACATTGTGGGAGACTTGTTTGGTTCGGGGAAAATGTTCCTGCCGCAGGTCGTAAAAAGCGCGCGTGTAATGAAGAAGGCGGTTGCGTATTTGTTACCTTACCTCGAGGACGAGAAGGATGAGGCTACCAGGTCGAAGGGCAAGATACTTCTTGCAACGGTAAAGGGTGACGTGCATGACATCGGGAAAAATATCGTTGGTGTAGTGCTGGGCTGTAATAATTACGAAGTGATCGATCTGGGGGTGATGGTACCGAGTGAGAAGATACTTGAAGCGGCAAGGACGGAGAACGTGGATATAATAGGTTTGAGCGGGCTGATAACGCCGTCGCTCGACGAGATGGTTCACGTTGCAAAAGAGATGGAGCGAGAGAAGTTCGATATACCGCTTCTAATCGGCGGAGCGACTACATCAAAAATACACACGGCGGTTAAGATAGAGCAGAATTATAAGAGATCGCAAACTGTGCATGTGCTTGACGCTTCAAGGTCTGTTCCCGTAGTGGGCAGTTTGCTGAGTGATAAAAAGGGAGCTTTTATAAAAGATGTGCAGTCTGAATATGACGATCTGAGGACACGCCATATTAAGAACCAGACGGCAAAGTCATATGTGTCATTGGAAGATGCGAGGGCTAACAGGTTCACAGCGGACTGGAGTAAAGTGAAAATAACC encodes:
- the metH gene encoding methionine synthase, whose product is MSKDIKEILKERILILDGAMGTMIQRYKLSEEDYRGEQFKDHPKPLKGNNDLISITQPHIVKEIHAEYFKAGADIIETNTFTATSISQADYGLEDHAYEINYQAALLAREVADEFTNAEPDKPRFVAGSVGPTNKTASISPDVNNPGFRSATFDDFVESYYEEVSALVEGGVDLLLVETIFDTLNAKAALVAIQKYFKEKNVKLPVMVSGTITDKSGRTLSGQTTEAFMISMSHMDLLSIGLNCALGADQLFTYVQELSDKSDLFVSAHPNAGLPNQFGEYDETPETMAQSIEEFLQEGLVNIVGGCCGTTPEHIKAIADIAKKYPPRKPPVIERLPRFSGLEPLTIYKGSNFTNIGERTNVTGSAKFLRLIKEDDFEEALSVARHQVEGGAQMIDVNMDEGMLDSEASMTRFLNLVGAEPDIAKLPIVIDSSKWSVIEAGLKCTQGKSVVNSISLKEGEEKFKEYAEKVKMYGAAVIVMAFDEKGQADTFERKIEICKRAYDILTKEVGFHPEDIIFDPNILAIATGIEEHNNYAVDYINATKWIKKNLPGALVSGGVSNLSFSFRGNNPVREAMHSAFLYHAVNAGMDMGIVNPGMLEVYEDIPNGLLKRVEDVILNRTLDATEQLVEYAEKVKGKGKEQKKDDSWRKEPVEKRLSHSLVKGITDYIEEDTEEARQKYGRPIKVIEGPLMDGMNIVGDLFGSGKMFLPQVVKSARVMKKAVAYLLPYLEDEKDEATRSKGKILLATVKGDVHDIGKNIVGVVLGCNNYEVIDLGVMVPSEKILEAARTENVDIIGLSGLITPSLDEMVHVAKEMEREKFDIPLLIGGATTSKIHTAVKIEQNYKRSQTVHVLDASRSVPVVGSLLSDKKGAFIKDVQSEYDDLRTRHIKNQTAKSYVSLEDARANRFTADWSKVKITEPKFTGVKSFDDYSLEEIREYIDWTPFFRTWELSGKYPDILDDPTVGEQARSLYSDANAMLDRIISEKWLTAKGAIGLWPANSVGDDIEIYLNGTSRTFFHSLRQQNKKAKGTYNYSLSDFIAPKETGIRDYIGGFVVTAGLGIEEHLERFKADHDDYNSILLKALADRLAEAFAELMHERVRKEFWGYASDEVLTNDDLIAEKYKGIRPAPGYPACPDHTEKRTLFELLHGYKNAGVKLTESLAMYPAASVSGIYFAHPESRYFGVGKIQLDQVKEYAERKGMCVEEVERWLGANLAY